ATGGGGGACGGCGGGGACGTCTTCTCTTTGGGAGGAGAACTCTTGGAGCTAGTGGAGGTCttattgttgctgctgctgctgctgggggtgctggtggtggtggtgttacTCCTCACCTGCTGGCTCAGACGACTGGTCTGCTGCTCCAGGCGGGATTGGATCTTACTGCTGCCCTCGGCCCTGGGAACACACAGATACAGCAGAAGTAAAGACGGGCAGAATGTTTCTATCAAAACGTTGTACAAGTTACTGTAAAGGGCTGTTCACATGCTCACAACCTCTGGAATTGTCACTAAAGTTTTCATGCCAAAAAACACAGATTAAAACAAGTAGATGGAATCATGTACACAGACACGTGTGATACAAACCACAGATGGTGAAATGTGTACAGAAGAACAGTAGTATGATAGATAACCCACCTGGTCTTCTTCACCGCgatgttgctgttgagtttctCCAGTCGGTACTCTCCCGTGTCGTGGTTCACGATGAGGATGCACTCCTTCATGTACGGCCTCTTGGACCCCTTGAACACCGTTACTGGAGCATTCGAACCCTAAAACGCAATAAAGGCAGGATGGTAGTCAGGACACCAAACATAACATTATAAACCGTTAATAATGCGTCCTCAGTGGAAGCTACTGCTCTGAACACAAAGAGAGTAAGTTTAATATTCCTCATCAGTGATCCGGAGCACTGACCTCTAAATTGGGTAAAGTAATAGTGACTTGTTCTCCTTTTCCCACTTCAAGCTCTCCTTCACATGTTGTATCAATGGACGCTGGTTTGAAGTCATCTGGGACAAAAGAAAAGGAAGGATTTGTACAGATATTACACACATTTAATATGCTCAATATTAACAACATGAACGTTGTTGTATTTGTACATATTAagcacatttaaatatttattatatccTCAGTTTTAACAATAGTACCATTGTTGTATTTGCACATAttacacatttaaatatatgctcaatattaacaatattgaGCATATTGGCGTCattgtaaataagaatttgttcttaattgacttgcctagttaaataaaggttaaaataaaaaataaaaaagacaatcaTTACTGTATTTGTACCTAATATTATacacaattaaatatatattatatgatcaGTATGAACAGTAGCATTGCTGTATGTGTACATatacacatttaaatatatgttATAAGCTCAATATTTGCATTAGTAGCTTTGTTGTAATTGTacacattaaaatgtatatattccATCAGTAGCATTGAGAGCTGTAATGCTGCAGTAGTCCACCTTCACCGCCAGGTGGTGCTAGTGTACAGACTGACACAATGCTAACAGCACCTAGCAGGAGCTAACAGCAGCTCACAGGAGCTAGCAGGAGCTAACAGGAGCTAAGAGTAGCATGCTAGTTAGCTCTGTACCTAACTAGCATGCTACTGTTAGCTACAGAGCTAACTAGCATGCTACAGGACagataatgcacacagtgctaGCAggagctaacagcagctaacaggAGCTAGCAGGAGCTAACAGGAGCTAGCAggagctaacagcagctaacaggAGCTAACAGGAGCTAACAGGAGCTAGCAGGAGCTAACAGTTTGACAGCTGGCTCATTAGCTGGTTAACAGTAATAGTTGAGTTAACAAACAGCCCACAGACCTGTTAACCTGCTGTTAACCTGCTGTTAACCTGCTGTTAACCTGCTGTTAACCTGCTGTTAAAACATACCGACAGCAGCTAACCCAGCTCACTACTAGCATGCTAGTTAGCTCTGTAGCTAACTAGcatgctagctgttagctctcCTGTAGAACCAGACTGGTTTCTAAAGCAGCTAGCTGACAGTAGCTAACAGTAGCATGTGTATAATCAGCTGTACTCACATCGCACCGTGTGGAAGCCACTTTTAGGATGTTTCTCGAAGGTGTCTCCTAGTTTCAGGACGTGTTCCTGGTTGTCAAAGTGAGAGTAAGATGTTCcattattcatcatcatcatcatcagaaagCTGCAGGAGCTGCTAACAGCTGCTGCGAGGCATTATATACGACGGAGCCATGAGTCCCGCCTCCTCTTCCTTATGATTGGTCGAGCGGACTAGTCCCTTGTCTGATTGGTTCAACGTCTGTCAGTCAATATTTCGTAATGACGAGACAGCTAGAAGGCAAATGTCAAATGCTTTCTTCTAGTcagcatttatttatgatttatgttgttattattgatctaaactgttttttatagttactttttctttaaagaaacactgaataaaatgaataatcaCACATTATGGATTTtcaaacaatacaaataataataattttatttgtattgcacTATTCAAGATAGACagcataaaaagaaaacatatcactgaaataaaaacaaaaactcaaagcacacagtattttacagtatattacacaacaaaatactatatatgttttttaaaaaaaaacactaaaagagcATTACTTAAGAAGAAACTTTAGTAATTAATAAGTATTCTTGGGTGTGTACGGGTATTATGGGCATTCCATGttaaatgatgatatttatcTGTTAGATCATGATAGGTTCAGtctattttctttgtgtttgtgttatttaaactgtcagttgttattgttttatttacagttgaCATGTATTCCGATGTGTTATGTATGATgagtagtgtgaatgtgtagttTTGTATTGTCACCATGTAAACTATGTGGACCCCAGAAAGAATAGCTGCTGCTACGCAAAAGCTAATGGGGAacgtaataaacaaacaaaccaacagttAAAAGTCCATTTAAAGGAAATTTACAAGTAAATCAGGTGACACTATTAaaatagtttgtaaaatgtgtcttCAGACAGGATTTAAGAGCAGAAACCGTGTCAGTGGATTGGATTACTAACTGGAAGACTGTATGAACAAGTACTGTATGGATTCTAAATAGGAATTATCACTACTATTTCAGGTTTATGTGAGTGACATGCAGTTCTCCACTTCTCCACTCAGCTCCTAGTAATACTAGAAACGGACTTTATAGTTTAGTCAGGTTGGCATGATTAAGCAAACCGATATAggaaaagatgtaaaaaaaaaagaaataaacaaatgagaaatgtgcgttgaaaaaaacaacacagtttatgTTCTtgataatgttgttttatttgttttaattcaacTAATAAAATAGGAAATAactaaatattgatatttttgtcAGATAAATATCAATGTATATTTGACTGTGGTATTATTTACTGGTGCATGTGTACTCTGCTGTTCTGTTTTGTGCATGATACTTGATTTCATGTACTTTAAGTTTAGTTGTTTTATCCTATTATATATCCTTTTAGTATTTCCGTTAAACATCTCACAAATATCaaaatttcttttaaaaacctgattttctttttcttttttcttttaacataaTCTATTTGGCACGCTTtagtgtattttttaaattaaattttatgtATTCTTAGTTTTATTGGTGCTTGTGTTCTTTGATGTTTCACTCATAATTACCATGGCCGGCATAAAGCATAGGCCATTTAGGCGTCCGCTTAGGGCGCCACATTCTGGGGGGTGCTGGTCGCCCTAtagacaaataaaaagtaaatatatatttttttaaataaatatttttttttaaataaatatttttttttttaaataaacattttttttttttaaattccagtgggcgcccttcctcattttctgcgttaaggtaataaataaagactgcatttgttaataaaagtgtaaattggaGTGAAACCGAgcaaacacttttaagccaacaatatcagagaccaattgtttatttattttttattgaatacagttatttatgaaaataaaatattacatttttgtctAAAAACCAATGTGATGTCCGATTTGTGTTGTGATGGGACTAGGGTTAAGGTTCTGGGGGGTTGaatagggcaccaaaagggcgaGAGCCGGCCCTGATAGTTACTCACACTTTTACTTAGAttgttgttttcactttgtAACCTTCCTAACAAGGGTGCcactgcatgtactgtatatgcatgttattttttttttctctcaatcaTTGAACCtttataaataaactaatagaataaatgtaaactgaatatcagtGTCCGTAGTAATGGAATCGCGCCCCACAGGTCTGGACATTGACGAACGTTTTACTCAGAATTAGCAGCATCGCCGGGCTGTAAACCTAATTAGTGAATTAGCTATAAAGCTCAGACGGAGTGAGGACGTCCTGCAGGTCCGGCTGCACGGAGACACTAATGAACTGCTGCAGCAGCaacgactgactgactgactgtttcaggctgcagcagctctgtcagtgaaaataatctcttttcctttctttattAACCTGTTAATGGCTCTTAAACCCTGTGTGCTGTTTACTGAGACCATATGCTCCGCTGCCTTCAAACATTAGAGGATCACATCTGAGACCAGATTACACCAGCGTATTATCACCTGTTTGTCCCGGCGGGGTCGTCCTGTCCACCATGAGGACGTGGTGGTGTGGtgcttttagtacatactgcagctgctcttACAAAGCGTGTAccgttgcatgcagtatacatgCAGTTGGGACCGACTACtttgccttgaactttgaccctcttgctcatatatccactgctgcagaggattgtgggtcagaacaaCATGCTGGCTTGTATACTACAGAATGTGACCGgctgtagtaggacatcctggtatttttggcatatgtattgggacatactaaatctttttctggtaGTAAGAAAAGTTAGCAGCTCTGTCACCTTTGACCTCTAGCTTATTATAGGGGAAGAATCAGAGTAAAGGTCATCAGCTGCATGAACATTCAGAGTgtaaagatggaaaataaataaataagaaataaatgcaaaataaataaataaatgcaaaaataaatagataaatgtaaacattaataaaaaataattacataaataaataaaagggaaaattaaactgaagagtaaataaataacagaattAATAcacaggtaaataaataaagaagcaaattaaaacaatttatttgacattttattaattaattaatggctacatttattttttatattatttttgctacatttaaagatatttttatttattgagtcttttatttatttattttattttggcatgtTCAGTCCTCCATACACTCCAACACTAGAGATAAATAtctatagaatacacaatataaagaatatattagaatacactataaatataccagattACTACAActaacatataaaatataagataaaaacataaaataacgcACTTtagaaaagtgtgtttttgttttaaaataaataaataaaattaagtgAGGATAATAAAACAGGACTGGTTCATTCATGATTTTAATGGTtagtttttccatgtttttgtgtgattaGAATCTTATTTTAAGGATGCCGGTGTTGTGTTGATTAAGACGGATGGTAGCAGGACAGGAATCCTGTTTCAGTGGTGAAGCAGCGGGGGTCTGTTTCCATGGACGGAGGTAAACACAGAGCCGTCCTCTGGTGGGATCAGTTACTGTGGTGTCTGCCATCGGACCGACGGAGGGAGGTGAAGTTTACTGTTTCCAAGCAACTATCCGCTAGTTAACAATACTGAGGTCTGAGTCACAATAGAGAGTCCCAGGTTGTAGGATGGTAACAGAGGGGAAAGACAGAAAGTCTACTCAGTATAAAAGAAGCTCAACTGAATATTATTTATGATCTTTATGAATGTGAGTTTTTCAGCCTCTTTCTGTTGTTTGTGttctatttattatatttttgcaCTGCCTTCTTAGCTAGATCTCTCTTTTTactaaatcattaaaataaataaataaacaatgcaaaaacaaataaataaaaaaaaaattaaaaaaatacatttaaataaataaaaggtaaatttagacagaggagtaaataaataagggaattaatacagaggaggaagaggaggaggaagaggaagaggaggaggaggaagaggaagaggaggaggggagggaggaggaggaggaagaggaagaggaagaggaggaggaggaggaggaagaggaagaggaggaggaggaagaggaagaggaggaggggagggaggaggaggaggaagaggaggaggaagaggaagaggaggaggaggaagaggaagaggaggaggggagggaggaggaggaggaagaggaagaggaagaggaggaggaggaagaggaagaggaggaggggagggaggaggaggaggaggaagaggaagaggaggaggggagggaggaggaagaggaagaggaagaggaagaggaagaggaagaggaagaggaagaggaagaggaagaggaagaggaggaggaggaggaggaggaggaggagggggaagaggaagaggaggaggggagggaggaggaggaggaagaggaggaggaggaggaggaggaggaggaggatgaggaggaggaaaaggaggaagaggaagaggaggaagaggatgaggaggaggaagaggaagaagaggaggaggaggaggaggaggaggaggaggaagaggaggaggaggaggaggaggaggggaggtaggaagaggaggaggaggaggaggaggaggaggaggaggaggaggaggaggaggaggaagaggaagaggaagaggaggaggaggaggagtaggaggaggaagaggaagaggaggaggaggaggaggaggaagaggaggaggggagggaggaagaggaggagggggtggaggaagatgaggaagaggaagaggaggaggaggaggaggaggaggaagaggatgaagagaaggaggaggaggaggaggaggaggaggaggaggaagaggatgaagaggaagaggaggaggggagggaggaagaggaggagggggtggaggaggatgaggaagaggaggaggaggaggaggaggaggaggaggaggaggaggaggaggaagaggaggaggggagggaggaagaggaggaggggggtggaggaggatgaggaagaggaagaggaggaggaggaggaggaggaggaggaggaggaggaggaggaggaagaggatgaagagaaggaggaggaggaggaggtataTATGGGCTGAGTGTGACCACAGAGAGTCTTCTTCCTCTGAGCCAATCAGCAGCTGAGTGAGAGCGTTTGTCCTGTGGCTGGTGATGCCTTCACGTGCTGTTGGAAATAGAATAATCACACCATGAACATCCAAcaaagaatcagaatcagaaatactttattggcgttacagttgctcttatatatacacaaagaaatgtaaatgtagCTGTCATCACAACTGCCCACTGGGACGAAATAagatcaacaaataaataaataaatagttaaataaataagataaataaatacttaaatatagctacttaaatgaatgaataaatacacatattagaaaataaacatttaaataaataaatatttaaataaatcgataaatacatatttaaaaaaaattaatagatacatacatacaaacatactaataaaaacaattgataaataaatacatgtaaactGTATTGGTGATGATCTGGTTGAAGGTTAGGATGTTTGCAGATATCtattcttttacatttttgcttttatAACATTACCTAGGCAATTTATCTTTtgaatttcagaataaaacagcCACCTATAAGATAGATTGTCAGGGTTACACATAACCCcaatctttattattattattattattattattatcgttattattatcattattattactattatatttattatatttattattattactattatatttattattattattattattattatcgttattattatcattattattactattatatttattattattactattatatttatatttattattattattattattattattattattattattatatttattcattttaggaTCTATTCGACtgctttacaaaacaaaaagtaacaATCACTGAATGACAAAAATAATCACTTTAACCATGATTTTCtatatttactgtttaaatAGTACCACTAACAGGATATTATATCAGACTGTGaggtgaagaaagaaagaagacatTTTCCACATTTAAAACTGGAAGACTGGATTTTTCCGAGCAGCATTTGAAGGCAGCACCGTTCCCAAGGAGAGGAACCAGGTCGAGGATCCGGATCATCATCAGACCAGCACGAGGGAGGACCGAGGAGAACCGGACCAGCAGCAGACTGAGTGGGTTTAATGTCGGTACCGGTACCGGACCGGTCTGCAGGGGGACGGAACCAGAACCAGGTCTGAGTGactcacatcacatcacatcagatcagatcagatcctCCAGTCTGAGGAGCTGCAACCTGCAGCCTGGATCCGGATCCAGagacctcctcttctcctcatcatcatcttctcCTCTCTGATGGGATGATGGAGCTGGAGCCCTGAAAGAAACTCTGAGTgagtaaaatataataatataataataataatgtaataatataacaataatataataataataataataatgtaataatataacaataatataataataataataataataataataataataatataataatgtaacaatgtaataataatataataatataataataatataatgataataataatacaataataatgtataataataataatactataataacaatgtattaataataatataataataataatattctgttattgttatAAAATCAGAAGACAGATGATGCAGGTTGATGTTTCACCATCAGTGTTTCACCTGAAGCAGCTTGGTTTATTAATAAAGCTTCTATCtagtgatatattattattactctgcAGCCTGTCATGTATATTCACTTTATGATGTTTGAATCATGGAAAAGAAGCTAGGATATCATTGTTTTTCATCACAGAGTATTAATGCATTCATAATGTCTTTATTGGTAaataatttaatgtatttaaagaCTAAAATGATCATCACAGTTTAAGGGATCTTCAGTCATTTTTTCAAATCTGATAATCAATCCCCTATAACCTCAAACACATtgattatatatagatattcaTGCATTACCACCTTCAATCTCAACTTTTAATGGACAAAAATACCTTAAAAGGCTCAAACTAATTTCATATTTGAACATTTAACACTTCTTATAGCTATGGAAGCCCAAAGACGACTTTATTAAAATGATACCGAACGCAAACttgaaattgaaaatgtaactaCACAATTGTGTTATAATTTTTCCACATGTGGGTGTGTTATTTGggtaaaaattaaaatgcaataataataataatgtgcattttcattttcacacacTTGTATGGGCGTTCTATGGatatattaaaatgaaaatggaaacGCTGTTTGACAAAGTCGTATCCCGCTGTACAGTGGACAATAATCAAATGCGATAAGAGGCGGTTGCATTTAcaatcacacttttttaaaaacattatcaTGTTAATAAAGTCCCCTTAGGGCTTCCATACTATCTACTGAGAAAGATAattctctgtatatatatatatacatatataattttgacaacctcacaTTTAATTCTCATTTGAGAAACTTTTATTGGACAAGAAAACCTTAAATGGCTCAAACTAATGGAAAATTTTAACATTTACACTTCCGTACTCTATTATATGGAAGCCCATAGATGACTTTATTAAAATTACAATGTCAAATGTAATTCCACATTATAATCTTCCACAAATGTATGTGTTATTTGAGCAAAAATATAAATGGAAATGCAATAATTCAatgtgcattttcatttttcaccCACTCgtatattagggctgggcagtatatcaatattatatcgatattttgatatgagactagatatcgtcttagatttaggttatcgtaatatggcattacagtaaagtgatacTACTCATTACTGataattatttatcaaaaatctcattatgtacatattttgtaaaagcaccaatagtcaaccctataATATCATCGCGATATTGATATCGAGCTATTTGGTaagaaatattgtgatattttattttcctcgtatCGCCCAGAACTATCATGTAAACGTTCTATGGatatattaaaatgaaaatggagAAGC
This DNA window, taken from Sebastes fasciatus isolate fSebFas1 chromosome 14, fSebFas1.pri, whole genome shotgun sequence, encodes the following:
- the eaf2 gene encoding ELL-associated factor 2, with product MMMMMNNGTSYSHFDNQEHVLKLGDTFEKHPKSGFHTVRYDFKPASIDTTCEGELEVGKGEQVTITLPNLEGSNAPVTVFKGSKRPYMKECILIVNHDTGEYRLEKLNSNIAVKKTRAEGSSKIQSRLEQQTSRLSQQVRSNTTTTSTPSSSSSNNKTSTSSKSSPPKEKTSPPSPMDDIERELMAEARVMDQLSSGDSSSDSNSSSSSSSGDSSSSSDDEDERTSAPPPALAPPPPPANPSMPIITTSAPTSSRSQESGGGLMNTLKNDLQLSESGSESD